A genomic stretch from Aedes albopictus strain Foshan chromosome 2, AalbF5, whole genome shotgun sequence includes:
- the LOC109402710 gene encoding osteopontin — protein sequence MKTAILLSLVTISAVVLARPNQISTDSDFLKLLDSAIAEAQDLHKDDPGTQQQQHVQDVNHTSEEVDDDHSLEHDDDHDHDDHDDEHDFSHEDCDHSEESPESDEYHPSTPAQDTETTTNDPNLQSALVLDV from the exons ATGAAAACCGCGATATTGTTGAGTCTGGTTACGATCAGTGCCGTAGTTTTGGCAAGACCTAACCAAATATCGACCGATAGTGATTTTTTGAAACTGTTGGATTCGGCAATAGCTGAGGCACAGGATCTGCACAAAGATGATCCTGGaactcaacaacaacaacacgttCAAGATGTCAATCACACCTCGGAAGAAGTGGATGATGACCATTCGTTAGAACACGATGATGACCACGATCATGATGACCATGACGATGAACATGATTTCAGTCACGAAGATTGCGATCATTCTGAG GAATCACCTGAATCTGATGAGTATCACCCAAGTACGCCAGCACAGGATACCGAAACGACGACAAATGACCCGAACCTCCAATCAGCCTTGGTCCTAGATGTATAA